In one Arachis duranensis cultivar V14167 chromosome 9, aradu.V14167.gnm2.J7QH, whole genome shotgun sequence genomic region, the following are encoded:
- the LOC107463923 gene encoding tubulin-folding cofactor D: MEPKQETVKNNDDGVSEDLTLNQDEDEFDSKERVLHKYFLQEWKLLKSLIDGTVSNGRVSDPSSVHKFRSIIDKYQEQGQLIEPYLESMISPLMNIIRSRTIELGATSDEILEIIKPICIIIYSLVTVCGYKAVIKFFPHQVSDLELAVSLLEKCHLTSSGTSLRQESTGEMEAKCVMLLWLYILVLVPFDISTVDTSIANNENLNEFELAPLVLRIIGFCKDYLATAGPMRTMAGLVLSRLLTRPDMPKAFTSFVEWTHEVMSSETEDILHHFQLLGAVEAMAAIFKAGSRNLLLGVIPIVWNDTSILYKSSTAARSPLLRKFIMKLTQRIGLTALPHRLPSWRYTGRTTKLNVSLNTSISIDQSNVAAHGNSSKSNEVIDGAEDEDMEVPENVAEIILMLLSVLRDMDTIVRWSAAKGIGRITSRLTSSPSKRVLSYVLDLFSPWEGDGSWHGGCLALAELARRGLLLPTSLPEVVPVVVKALHYDVRRGPHSVGSHVRDAAAYVCWAFGRAYYHADMRSNLEQLAPHLLTVACYDREVNCRRAAAAAFQENVGRQGNYPHGIDIVNTADYFSLSSRVHSYLHVAVFIAQYEGYILLFVDDLLDRKICHWDKSLRELAAEALSFLVKYDPRYFANTVMEKLIPCTLSSDLCMRHGATLATGELVLALHQCSYALLSDKQKTLADVVPAIEKARLYRGKGGEIMRSAVSRFIECISISKVALSEKIKRSLLDTLNENIRHPNSQIQNAAVKALKHFIPAYLLASDNKGTSDVTAKYLNMLTDPNVAVRRGSVLAIGVLPYELLASQWRNVILKLCSSCAIEKNPEERDAEARVNAVRGLTSVCETLISEREDAATPLIENDISLFVLIRNEVMMSLFKALDDYSVDNRGDVGSWVREAALDGLEKCTYMLCKIDKSASLSGTSDGKEFESLVQPLNDNLPKNNQELLLFDENLATSLIRGICKQAVEKMDKLREAAANVLRRILYNQMIYIPYIPFREKLEEIISKEAEAKWAVPSYSYPCFVRLLQFGCYSKDVLSGLVTSIGGLQDFLKKVSLSAVLEYLEEVESEEHSTRMSREYMLSVDILWVLQQYEKCDRVIIPSLKTIEILFSKKVFLNMEANTSTFCAGVLDSLAIELKGSKDFSKLYAGIAILGYVASVPESINMRAFSQLVSFLVHRYPKIRKVAAEQAYLVLLQSGNLVAQDKTEKALEIICDNCWDGDMDLAKQQRVALCETVGLEVGPIGKNTDGASRKTSTKKPIDLDENASYSALVEASGF; this comes from the exons ATGGAACCGAAGCAAGAGACAGTGAAGAACAATGATGATGGGGTTTCGGAGGATCTGACTTTGAATCAGGACGAAGATGAGTTCGATTCCAAGGAGAGGGTGCTCCACAAGTACTTCCTCCAAGAGTGGAAGCTCCTCAAGTCACTCATTGACGGCACTGTTTCAAATGGCCGTGTCTCTGATCCTTCGTCTGTTCACAAATTCAGATCCATT ATAGATAAGTATCAAGAGCAGGGCCAACTTATAGAACCTTACCTAGAAAGTATGATTTCTCCACTGATGAACATTATTCGTTCCAGAACAATTGAGCTCGGGGCAACTTCCGATGAAATTCTTGAAATAATCAAGCCGATATGCATCATTATATATTCATTAGTCACGGTTTGCGGATACAAGGCTGTGATTAAGTTCTTTCCCCATCAGGTGTCGGATCTGGAACTTGCTGTATCTCTATTGGAGAAGTGTCATCTTACGAGTTCTGGAACGTCGCTGAGGCAGGAAAGCACGGGAGAGATGGAAGCTAAGTGTGTGATGCTACTATGGCTTTATATACTTGTACTGGTGCCTTTTGACATCTCCACTGTTGACACCAGCATTGCCAACAATGAAAATCTCAATGAATTTGAGCTTGCCCCTCTTGTGTTGAGAATAATAGGGTTTTGTAAGGATTACCTTGCAACTGCTGGTCCCATGCGTACTATGGCTGGACTAGTGCTCTCAAGGCTACTTACTCGGCCAGATATGCCGAAAGCCTTTACGAG CTTTGTTGAGTGGACCCATGAGGTCATGTCTTCTGAAACCGAAGATATACTCCATCATTTCCAATTACTTGGTGCTGTTGAAGCAATGGCTGCTATTTTCAAG GCTGGCAGCCGGAATCTATTGCTTGGTGTAATCCCCATTGTTTGGAATGACACTTCAATATTGTATAAGTCCTCAACTGCAGCTCGAAGCCCTTTACTTCGCAAGTTTATAATGAAGTTAACCCAACGGATTGGGCTCACTGCCCTTCCTCATCGGTTGCCCTCATGGCGATATACG GGAAGGACTACCAAACTAAATGTTTCTCTGAATACATCCATTTCAATTGACCAGTCCAATGTGGCTGCGCATGGCAACTCCTCCAAATCAAATGAAGTTATAGATGGAGCAGAAGATGAAGATATGGAGGTTCCAGAAAATGTTGCCGAGATTATTCTGATGTTGCTATCTGTTTTGAGGGATATG GATACCATTGTCCGCTGGTCTGCAGCTAAAGGCATTGGGCGTATAACTTCACGATTGACATCATCTCCTTCTAAGCGGGTTTTATCATATGTTTTGGATCTATTTTCACCTTGGGAG GGTGATGGTTCCTGGCATGGAGGCTGTTTAGCTTTGGCTGAACTTGCTCGTCGAGGCCTTCTCTTGCCTACTAGTCTTCCCGAAGTTGTTCCTGTTGTTGTGAAG GCGCTGCACTATGATGTTCGGAGAGGTCCACACAGTGTTGGTTCTCATGTACGTGATGCAGCTGCTTATGTATGTTGGGCATTTGGGCGTGCATATTATCATGCAGATATGAGGAGCAACTTAGAACAGCTGGCCCCACACCTCCTTACAGTGGCATGCTATGACCGTGAG GTTAACTGCAGAAGAGCAGCAGCAGCTGCTTTTCAGGAGAATGTTGGACGGCAAGGGAATTATCCACATGGCATTGACATAGTGAATACTGCAGACTATTTCTCACTTTCTTCTCGAGTACACTCCTATCTTCACGTTGCTGTCTTCATTGCTCAGTATGAGGGATATATTCTTCTGTTCGTGGATGACCTGCTGGATAGAAAAATTTGCCACTGG GATAAAAGCTTGCGAGAACTTGCTGCAGAggctctttcttttcttgtaaaATATGACCCTCGGTATTTTGCAAACACTGTCATGGAAAAGTTAATTCCTTGCACTCTTTCATCTGATTTATGCATGCGCCATGGGGCTACTCTAGCAACTGGGGAGCTGGTTCTGGCTTTACATCAATGCAGCTATGCTCTTCTTTCTG ATAAGCAAAAAACTCTTGCTGACGTTGTTCCTGCGATTGAGAAAGCACGGCTTTATCGTGGAAAGGGAGGAGAGATAATGCGTTCAGCTGTTTCTAGATTTATTGAATGTATTTCCATATCTAAAGTGGCTTTATCGGAAAAGATAAAGAGAAGCTTGCTTGATACTCTTAATGAGAATATAAGACATCCTAATTCTCAGATACAG AATGCCGCTGTTAAAGCCCTTAAACATTTTATCCCGGCATACTTACTTGCTTCAGATAATAAAGGTACAAGTGATGTGACAGCAAAGTACCTCAATATGCTGACCGATCCAAACGTAGCTGTAAGGAGAGGATCTGTATTGGCAATTGGTGTTTTGCCATATGAGTTATTGGCTAGCCAGTGGAGAAATGTGATTTTGAAGCTTTGTAGCTCTTGTGCAATTGAG AAAAACCCTGAAGAGAGAGATGCTGAAGCACGTGTAAATGCTGTCAGAGGGCTCACATCAGTATGTGAAACATTAATTAGTGAAAGAGAAGATGCTGCAACACCTCTTATTGAGAATGATATTTCTCTGTTTGTTCTAATAAGGAATGAGGTGATGATGAGTTTATTTAAAGCTCTTGATGACTATTCTGTTGATAACCGAGGTGATGTTGGTTCTTGGGTTCGTGAGGCTGCATTAGATGGCCTTGAAAAATGTACATATATGCTTTGTAAGATAGATAAGTCAGCCTCTTTGTCCGGAACATCAGATGGAAAGGAATTTGAATCTTTAGTGCAGCCTTTAAATGATAACTTGCCTAAGAACAACCAAGAGCTTTTATTATTTGATGAAAATCTTGCTACCAGTTTAATCAGAGGAATTTGTAAGCAAGCCGTAGAGAAGATGGATAAGTTGAGAGAAGCAGCTGCAAATGTTCTCCGCAGAATTTTGTATAACCAGATGATATATATTCCATATATACCTTTTCGAGAAAAGTTAGAAGAAATCATTTCTAAGGAAGCAGAAGCAAAATGGGCA GTTCCTTCCTACTCTTATCCATGCTTTGTGCGGTTACTTCAATTTGGTTGTTATAGCAAAGATGTGCTATCTGGATTGGTTACCTCTATTGGAGGGTTGCAAGATTTTTTGAAGAAGGTATCACTCTCAGCAGTGTTGGAATATCTAGAAGAGGTTGAATCTGAAGAACATAGTACAAGAATGTCCAGAGAGTACATGCTATCTGTTGACATCCTGTGGGTTCTCCAACAATATGAGAAATGTGATAGAGTTATCATTCCCTCTTTAAAG ACCATTGAGATTCTATTCAGCAAAAAGGTGTTCCTTAACATGGAG gcCAACACTTCAACTTTTTGTGCTGGAGTTCTGGATTCTCTTGCAATCGAATTGAAGGGATCCAAAGACTTCTCTAAATTGTATGCTGGTATTGCAATACTTGGTTATGTAGCTTCAGTACCAGAATCAATCAATATGAGGGCCTTTTCACaacttgtttcttttcttgtgcATCGGTACCCTAAG ATTCGAAAAGTAGCAGCTGAACAGGCGTACCTTGTCCTGCTACAAAGTGGGAATCTTGTAGCTCAAGACAAGACTGAGAAAGCACTCGAAATCATTTGCGATAATTGCTGGGATGGCGACATGGATCTAGCAAAACAGCAAAGGGTAGCATTATGTGAGACCGTAGGTTTGGAGGTGGGGCCAATTGGTAAGAACACTGATGGAGCATCAAGAAAAACTAGTACTAAGAAGCCCATAGACTTGGATGAGAATGCATCATATTCTGCATTAGTTGAGGCATCTGGCTTCtga